From one Lolium rigidum isolate FL_2022 chromosome 4, APGP_CSIRO_Lrig_0.1, whole genome shotgun sequence genomic stretch:
- the LOC124706035 gene encoding arogenate dehydratase 3, chloroplastic-like: protein MAYTSSLHLSKHLLLPKAHRGRHPSSRSPSFVPAARVNGAPHVNGQASKSPNGKVQINGGDGKKSGAVNGHGKKVPPGVLNGKTHHVNGGHDRIHLSVSTGPGGQDGTGLRVAYQGAPGAYSEFAAKTALPGCETVPCRAFADALAAVDRGVVDRAILPVESTMEGTALRNYDLLLRHDLVVAQEINLFVHYCLLAMPGVRAAEVRRVISHPMALAHCGRALERLGVDRQPVEDTAGAVEMLRSNMMLDTAAIASPRAADLYGLDVLAHGLQDESWNVTRFLLLSRPPSPVELPADADAKTSMVVAHRGGSMAVVLKVLSAFSSRGINMSKLEIINNEGAGGAGELRPPVMILDTGARGAPTLRSFPHVLYVDCEGAADDPLVRDAIKEIEKFAVFVRILGCYAADTNVYDLQ, encoded by the coding sequence ATGGCCTACACCTCCTCCCTCCACCTCTCCAAGCACCTGCTCCTCCCCAAGGCCCACCGCGGCAGGCATCCCTCCTCGCGCTCGCCGTCCTTCGTCCCGGCGGCCAGGGTCAACGGCGCCCCGCACGTCAACGGGCAGGCCAGCAAATCCCCCAACGGCAAGGTACAGATCAACGGCGGCGACGGTAAGAAATCGGGCGCCGTCAACGGCCACGGCAAGAAGGTACCACCCGGCGTCCTCAACGGGAAGACGCACCACGTGAACGGCGGCCATGACCGGATCCACCTCTCGGTGAGCACGGGCCCCGGGGGCCAGGACGGCACCGGGCTCCGCGTCGCGTACCAGGGCGCCCCGGGGGCCTACAGCGAGTTCGCGGCCAAGACGGCGCTGCCCGGGTGCGAGACCGTCCCGTGCCGCGCTTTCGCCGACGCGCTGGCGGCCGTGGACCGGGGCGTCGTCGACCGCGCCATCCTCcccgtggagtccaccatggagggCACCGCGCTGCGCAACTACGACCTGCTCCTGCGCCACGACCTGGTCGTCGCGCAGGAGATCAACCTCTTCGTGCACTACTGCCTGCTCGCCATGCCCGGGGTGCGCGCCGCCGAGGTGCGCCGGGTTATCAGCCACCCCATGGCGCTCGCGCACTGCGGCCGCGCCCTCGAGCGCCTCGGCGTCGACCGCCAGCCCGTCGAGGACACCGCGGGCGCCGTCGAGATGCTGCGCTCCAACATGAtgctcgacaccgccgccatcgccagcCCGCGCGCCGCCGACCTCTACGGCCTCGACGTCCTCGCGCACGGCCTGCAGGACGAGTCCTGGAACGTCACCCGCTTCCTGCTGCTCTCCAGGCCGCCCTCCCCCGTCGAGCtccccgccgacgccgacgccaagACCAGCATGGTCGTCGCGCACCGGGGCGGATCCATGGCCGTCGTGCTCAAGGTGCTCTCCGCCTTCTCCTCCCGCGGCATCAACATGTCCAAGCTCGAGATCATTAACAACgaaggcgccggcggcgccggcgagctgcgTCCGCCGGTCATGATCCTCGACACGGGCGCCCGCGGGGCCCCGACGCTGCGCTCCTTCCCGCACGTCCTCTACGTCGACTGCGAGGGCGCCGCCGACGACCCGCTCGTACGCGACGCAATCAAGGAGATCGAGAAGTTCGCCGTCTTCGTCCGAATCCTTGGCTGCTACGCCGCCGACACCAACGTCTACGATCTGCAATGA